The Thermoanaerobaculales bacterium sequence CTTCACTGCCGGCAGAATCGCGCTTCTCCGCCGAGGCACCTGCACCTTCCTGGATAAGCTCAGGAATGCGCAGAACGCCGGAGCGTCAGGCGCAATCATCGCCAACAGTGGTCTCTGCGGGACTCTCGTGAACTACGATCCGGACGAGTGTACGTTCACCCAAAACGCCGACGTGCCGACGACCGCCGGGCAGATCGACATCCCGTGGGTGATGATGAGCCGCCGCCAGGGCGAGGAGCTGATCGCAGCGGCACAGGGCGGCCAGACCGCCCATGCCAAGATGGGCAACCTCCCTGGTGACCACCTCGACCTGTTCAACCGCATCTCCCAGCAGCCCAGCGATCCGGACCCCTTCAACAACTACCTTGTCACCCGGGTGCCGATCAGCCTCTTCTCGGACGGTTTCGAGTCCGGCGACACCTCGGCGTGGAGCGCAACAGTGCCGTGAGGAGAATCCGGGATCTGGGATCCGGGGGACGGTGACAGGCAGCGCGAAGACCGCGGTGCCAGGGCCGACACTTTTGACACTTTCGCGAGGCCGCAGCAACGGGGATCCCTCGCATCAGAAGTGCCAAAGTGTCGGCCCTGGCACCGGAGGGAGGTCCGGTCCTGTATTCTCGCCGGCATGAAGACGACGCTTCCCGCCGCGCCCTTCGCGATCGCCTGTTGCTTCGTTGCACTGGCATCCACCGCCCTCCCCGCCCAAGCTGACAGCGGCAAGGTCTCACCGTGGATCACCGCCGCAGTCGCGGACGGCGGCTCGACCGAGATCCTGGTTGTCCTGTCCGAGCAGGCGGACCTGCGCTCCGCGTCCGCCGTGCCCGAGCTCTCGGCCCGCCGGCGCGCGGTCCGCGACGCGCTGTGGGAGACCGCCCAGCGCAGCCAGCAGGCTCTGCGGGCACGGCTCGACGCGGCGGGTGTCCCCTACCGGTCGTTCTCGATCGTCAACGCCCTTCACATCCCGAACGCCGGCGCCGCGCTCGTTGCGGAGCTCGCGGCGCGGCCCGATGTGGCGCGCATCGAGGCCAACCCGCGAACCCGGCGGGCCCTGCCGCAGCCCTCCGCCGGCTCCAAGGCCGGCCAACTGGAGTCGGTCGAGTGGAACGTGAGCCTGATCCGCGCCCCCGAGATGTGGGCCGCCGGCCACACCGGCCAGGGGATCGTGGTCGGCAACCAGGACACCGGATTCGACTG is a genomic window containing:
- a CDS encoding S8 family serine peptidase, translating into MKTTLPAAPFAIACCFVALASTALPAQADSGKVSPWITAAVADGGSTEILVVLSEQADLRSASAVPELSARRRAVRDALWETAQRSQQALRARLDAAGVPYRSFSIVNALHIPNAGAALVAELAARPDVARIEANPRTRRALPQPSAGSKAGQLESVEWNVSLIRAPEMWAAGHTGQGIVVGNQDTGFDWSHPALKQQYRGWNGTSADHDYSWHDAIHSGGGVCGPDSPTPCDDYGHGTLTVGVSIGDDGGANKIGVAPGARWIGCRNMEQGWGTPATYLECLEFFLAPYPVGGTPAQGNPVMAPDVTNNSWTCPPDEGCDSESLR